Proteins from one Penicillium digitatum chromosome 2, complete sequence genomic window:
- a CDS encoding Acetyltransferase (GNAT) family protein, which yields MDITDQTVQKIRKFAEKRQEAEYESAKEPLSGTALHVYTRRLDATLQGLQEQVKRQQDELNKLRELHSLDLIETGTASWARISQARRAKNAYDSLLKSDDKLPATDSVLPSLLAIEETARLVQETKVSVIMTTEQLSVDRERLRVEEANLRDSQSIASGLRERIQRIHNANTRKKEQTPSQVAREQLSLQNKQIKELDRTSASLKVSLDNFIDETLAPMLAAEDLGGPTVGDTFEVSDATLKAGYTAHGKPKKQKEPAETEDASQQRIDKFMKRNADEASTNKRETAAKEMHGLLDAMLEADSYIDLERDSASSRFLVRAKVAQFHPRDARRLRLIDFGRSLAN from the exons ATGGATATCACCGACCAAACAGTGCAGAAGATCCGGAAATTCGCAGAGAAACGCCAAGAAGCAGAGTACGAGTCTGCAAAAGAACCTCTTAGTGGAACTGCATTGCACGTGTACACGCGGCGTTTGGATGCAACCCTGCAAGGGCTTCAAGAGCAAGTCAAACGTCAGCAAGATGAACTGAACAAG CTACGGGAGCTCCATTCCCTTGATTTAATAGAAACGGGCACCGCTTCCTGGGCCCGCATCTCCCAAGCCCGACGGGCCAAGAATGCATACGACTCGCTTctcaagtccgatgataAGCTCCCAGCGACAGACTCAGTGTTGCCATCACTTCTAGCCATAGAAGAAACTGCACGACTCGTTCAAGAAACTAAGGTCTCTGTCATTATGACCACCGAACAGCTGTCCGTCGATCGCGAACGTCTACGAGTTGAAGAGGCCAATCTACGCGACTCTCAATCAATCGCAAGCGGACTACGAGAGCGGATTCAGAGAATCCATAATGCGAACacgagaaagaaagagcAGACTCCGTCCCAAGTAGCACGCGAGCAGCTCTCCCTGCAGAATAAGCAAATTAAAGAACTGGACCGCACGTCCGCGAGCCTCAAGGTCTCGTTGGATAACTTCATCGATGAGACACTTGCTCCAATGCTTGCGGCTGAGGATCTGGGTGGCCCGACTGTGGGCGATACTTTTGAGGTGTCAGATGCTACGCTGAAGGCGGGTTATACGGCGCACGGCAAgcccaagaagcagaaaGAGCCGGCAGAAACGGAGGATGCATCACAGCAGCGGATTGACAAGTTCATGAAACGCAACGCGGACGAGGCTTCCACAAACAAGAGAGAGACCGCTGCGAAGGAGATGCATGGCCTTCTCGATGCTATGTTGGAGGCTGACTCCTACATTGATTTGGAGCGCGACTCGGCGTCTTCAAGGTTCCTCGTTAGAGCCAAGGTCGCGCAATTTCACCCTCGAGATGCacggcgacttcgactgaTAGATTTTGGTCGCTCACTAGCGAATTAA
- a CDS encoding 2,3-cyclic-nucleotide 2-phosphodiesterase yields the protein MSASPSNLQSTKRPLEDPSSPSGPNDQPEAKRPALDKVVKSDADAEAETDVSSSQVPTVEGAKDTQGDTVVPDAPNGKGLPVDTQPIQSTASQADRTGSDQPPQDESSWVHIRAVISSPEAATVIGKGGENVSQIRRLSGAKCTVSDYSRGAVERILTVSGPQDAAAKAFGLIIRTLNNEPLEAASTAQSKTYPLRLLIPHILIGSIIGKGGSRIREIQEASGARLNASDACLPLSTERSLVILGVADAVHIATYYVAVTLVEQLSERYGGPAASAYATRSGGPAGAVPGGMQVVPYVPQPAGGQYGHPETFKRHHPHPNRAGGGAYGVPYLHGQPAPAPVPQTPMHFPAAPQAPYGGAGPHQPAPFVGGPQQPTPGRGPPTAPAPVGASMPGQPLTQQIYIPNDMVGAIIGKGGAKINEIRHLSGSVIKINEPQESSNERLVTITGTAECNQMALYMLYSRLESEKHRI from the exons ATGTCGGCTTCTCCATCCAACCTTCAGTCGACCAAGCGTCCTCTTGAGGATCCTTCGTCCCCGTCCGGCCCCAATGACCAGCCTGAGGCCAAGCGCCCGGCGCTGGACAAAGTAGTCAAGAGCGATGCCGATGCCGAAGCGGAAACAGATGTATCCAGTAGCCAGGTTCCTACTGTTGAGGGTGCCAAGGATACCCAGGGCGATACCGTGGTCCCCGATGCGCCCAATGGCAAGGGTCTCCCTGTCGACACCCAACCCATCCAATCGACAGCTTCCCAGGCCGACCGAACAGGCTCTGATCAACCCCCCCAAGACGAGTCGAGCTGGGTTCATATTCGTGCGGTGATCTCTAGCCCAGAGGCAGCCACCGTGATTGGAAAGGGAGGTGAGAACGTGTCCCAGATTCGTCGTCTGTCTGGTGCCAAGTGCACTGTCAGTGATTATTCTCGAGGTGCAGTGGAGCGTATCCTGACCGTTAGCGGTCCTCAGGATGCTGCTGCCAAG GCTTTTGGTTTAATTATCCGTACCCTGAACAATGAACCTCTGGAGGCTGCATCCACCGCACAATCCAAGACGTACCCTCTGCGTTTGCTAATTCCTCACATTCTAATTGGCTCCATCATCGGCAAGGGTGGCAGCCGCATTCGTGAGATTCAGGAGGCTTCCGGCGCCCGCCTGAACGCCTCGGATGCTTGCCTCCCCCTGTCCACGGAGCGCTCTCTTGTCATTCTCGGTGTTGCAGATGCCGTCCACATTGCTACCTACTATGTCGCAGTCACGTTGGTCGAGCAGCTGTCTGAACGTTACGGCGGTCCCGCGGCTTCGGCATATGCCACTCGCAGCGGTGGTCCTGCCGGTGCTGTCCCCGGTGGCATGCAGGTCGTCCCATACGTTCCTCAGCCCGCCGGCGGCCAATACGGCCACCCCGAGACTTTCAAGCGTCACCACCCTCACCCCAACCGTGCCGGTGGTGGTGCATACGGTGTTCCCTACTTGCACGGCCAGCCAGCTCCTGCCCCTGTTCCCCAGACCCCAATGCACTTCCCTGCCGCTCCCCAGGCTCCTTACGGCGGCGCAGGCCCCCACCAACCCGCCCCGTTCGTCGGGGGTCCCCAGCAGCCAACTCCTGGCCGTGGACCCCCAACAGCCCCCGCTCCTGTAGGCGCTTCCATGCCCGGTCAGCCACTGACTCAGCAGATCTACATCCCCAACGATATGGTTGGCGCCATCATCGGCAAGGGTGGTGCTAAAATTAACGAGATACGTCACCTCAGCGGCAGTGTGATCAAGATCAACGAGCCCCAGGAGAGCAGCAATGAGCGCTTGGTCACCATCACTGGTACCGCGGAGTGCAACCAGATGGCTCTGTACATGCTCTATTCCCGACTTG AGAGTGAAAAACACCGAATCTAA
- a CDS encoding Isocitrate dehydrogenase kinase/phosphatase has product MSQTVSQIIFFRVKSSVKPEDPVSEEGEALLKIFRTTQQQSGHKHSSWGRTVEDKDTIVWVIDWTDPRSTINIHLLEPFLAPENPQPPSSLHVTFSPPLSCTETLTKNPVTELCTLSFPSDLDVLATRQINADLISFRTTLVEQLPQSAGPRSWSMGHVDRPSKLTHEKSPSGQAFAHVLAVGWENGEAHLKAKETEKFVQGIAPLREKMLPPIPGLEIKHISFQKIEG; this is encoded by the exons ATGTCTCAAACCGTTAGTcagatcatcttcttccgcgTCAAATCCTCCGTCAAGCCTGAAGACCCGGTCAGCGAAGAAGGCGAGGCTTTACTGAAGATCTTCCGGACAACCCAACAGCAAAGCGGTCATAAGCACTCATCCTGGGGACGCACAGTCGAAGACAAAGATACCATCGTCTGGGTGATAG ACTGGACCGACCCTCGTAGCACAATAAATATCCACCTCCTCGAACCATTCCTGGCCCCAGAAAATCCCCAGCCACCGTCATCGCTCCACGTCACATTCAGCCCACCACTCTCTTGCACAGAAACCCTAACCAAAAATCCCGTGACTGAGCTGTGCACGCTGTCATTCCCAAGCGACCTCGACGTGCTAGCAACAAGGCAGATCAACGCGGATTTGATCAGCTTCCGCACCACACTGGTCGAGCAGCTACCGCAGTCAGCGGGGCCACGGTCGTGGTCGATGGGACATGTCGACCGGCCGAGTAAGCTAACGCACGAGAAGAGCCCGAGTGGGCAAGCTTTTGCGCACGTCCTCGCCGTTGGCTGGGAAAATGGAGAGGCACATctcaaggccaaggagaCAGAGAAGTTTGTTCAGGGTATTGCGCCTCTGAGGGAGAAGATGCTGCCGCCTATTCCTGGGTTGGAGATTAAACATATTAGTTTTCAAAAGATTGAGGGTTAG